A single region of the Chrysoperla carnea chromosome 5, inChrCarn1.1, whole genome shotgun sequence genome encodes:
- the LOC123301593 gene encoding glyceraldehyde-3-phosphate dehydrogenase-like, whose protein sequence is MPKIGINGFGRIGRMVTRAALEKGIEVKHINDPFIKPDYIAYMFKYDSTHGRYKGSVENKENTLVINGKPVNISNEKDPAAIPWGKNCVDYVVDSTGVFKSIEKASGHLKGGAKKVVITAPSKDAPMFVMGVNNDKYESSMDIVSNASCTTNCLAPLAKVLHDNFKIIEGLMTTVHSITASQNTVDGLSKKDWRLGRGALQNIIPASTGAAKAVAKVIPDLKGKITGMAFRVPTSDVSVVDLTVRLCKPTCYDEIKLKMKEAANGHLKGILGYTEEQVVSTDFNGDTHSCIFDAGAGMALNETFVKLISWYDNEVGYSNRVVDLIKYMSTKNGF, encoded by the exons atgcctaaaaTTGGTATAAATGGTTTTGGTCGAATCGGACGAATGGTGACTAGGGCAGCCCTTGAAAAGGGTATCGAG GTCAAGCATATCAATGATCCGTTTATTAAACCAGATTATATCGCCTACATGTTTAAATATGATTCGACCCATGGTCGTTACAAAGGATCAgtggaaaataaagaaaatactcTAGTTATTAATG gaaAGCCCGTTAatatatcaaatgaaaaagatCCAGCTGCAATACCTTGGGGTAAAAATTGTGTAGATTATGTTGTAGACTCCACTGGTGTATTTAAATCAATCGAAAAAGCTTCAGGACATTTAAAGGGTGGTGCAAAAAAGGTTGTTATAACAGCACCATCAAAAGATGCTCCAATGTTTGTGATGGGTGTCAACAATGACAAATATGAATCATCCATGGACATTGTATCGAATGCAAGTTGTACAACAAATTGTTTGGCTCCATTAGCTAAAGTATTACACgacaactttaaaataattgaaggtTTAATGACAACAGTGCATTCGATCACAGCCTCACAAAATACTGTGGATGGTTTGTCGAAAAAAGATTGGCGTCTTGGTCGTGGCgccttacaaaatattataccaGCATCAACAGGCGCTGCCAAAGCTGTGGCTAAAGTCATACCTGATCTAAAAGGTAAAATAACGGGTATGGCATTTCGTGTACCCACATCCGATGTATCTGTTGTGGATTTAACAGTTCGTCTTTGTAAACCAACGTGTTACGacgaaattaaattgaaaatgaaggaAGCTGCTAACGGACATTTGAAAGGGATATTGGGTTATACGGAGGAACAAGTTGTATCCACGGACTTTAATGGAGACACACATTCTTGCATCTTCGATGCAGGTGCTGGTATGGCTTTAAACGAGACATTCGTTAAGTTGATTTCATGGTATGACAACGAAGTTGGATATTCGAATCGTGTTGTGGATTTAATCAAATATATGTCAaccaaaaatggtttttga
- the LOC123301594 gene encoding 26S proteasome non-ATPase regulatory subunit 14, giving the protein MDRLLRLGGGMTGLSQAPPPSDAPVVDTAEQVYISSLALLKMLKHGRAGVPMEVMGLMLGEFVDDYTVRVIDVFAMPQTGTGVSVEAVDPVFQAKMLDMLKQTGRPEMVVGWYHSHPGFGCWLSGVDINTQQSFEALSERAVAVVVDPIQSVKGKVVIDAFRLINPNMMVLGQEPRQTTSNLGHLQKPSVQALIHGLNRHYYSISINYRKNELEQKMLLNLHKKSWMDGLQLADYTEHCSINEGTVSDMLDLAKNYNKSLEEEEKMTPEQLAIKNVGKQDPKRHLEEKVDVLMTTNIVQCLAAMLDTVVFK; this is encoded by the exons atggatcGGTTATTACGATTAGGGGGTGGAATGACTGGATTATCTCAAGCACCACCGCCATCCGATGCCCCAGTTGTGGATACAGCCGAACAAGTTTATATTTCATCGTTGgctttgttaaaaatgttaaagcATGGAAGAGCTGGTGTTCCCATGGAAGTTATGGGTTTGATGTTGGGTGAATTCGTTGATGATTATACTGTACGAGTTATTGATGTGTTCGCTATGCCCCAAACAG gTACGGGTGTAAGTGTCGAAGCTGTAGATCCCGTATTCCAAGCAAAAATGTTAGATATGTTAAAACAAACTGGTCGACCTGAAATGGTTGTTGGATGGTACCATTCTCATCCTGGTTTCGGATGCTGGCTATCCGGTGTCGATATCAACACACAACAATCATTCGAAGCGCTATCAGAACGTGCTGTTGCCGTAGTCGTTGATCCAATTCAATCGGTGAAAGGTAAAGTTGTGATTGATGCATTCCGTTTAATAAATCCCAACATGATGGTTTTGGGTCAAGAACCACGTCAAACAACATCAAATTTGGGCCATTTACAAAAACCAAGTGTACAAGCCTTAATACACGGTTTAAATCgacattattattcaattagtATCAATTATCGTAAAAATGAATTAGagcaaaaaatgttattgaatttacataaaaaatcctGGATGGATGGTCTTCAATTGGCTGATTACACCGAACATTGTAGTATAAATGAAGGCACTGTCTCAGATATGTTAGATTTagcgaaaaattataataaatcattgGAGGAAGAGGAGAAAATGACACCAGAACAATTGGCTATCAAGAATGTTGGTAAACAAGATCCAAAACGACATTTAGAAGAGAAAGTTGATGTTTTGATGACTACAAATATTGTACAGTGTCTTGCAGCTATGTTAGACACTGTTGTTTTTaagtga